The genomic segment GGTGTAATCCGCCGATGGGCGAATAATCCGGTTGTTGGCGCGCTGCTCAATCACGTGAGCACACCAGCCAGAAGCCCGCGAGCAGACAAATATCGGGGTAAACAACTTGGTCGGAATCCCCATAAAGCTGTACGCCGAAGCGTGGAAGAAATCGGCGTTACAAAACAGCTTTTTCTCGCGCCACATGACCGCCTCAACCCGCTCGGATACTGCGTACAGGTACTCGTCACCGGCTTGCTCAGACAGCTTTTTCGACCATTCCTTGATGATGGCGTTACGCGGATCCGACTCACGGTAGATGGCATGGCCAAAACCCATGATCTTGTCCTTGCGCGCCAGCATGCCCATCACCGCATCTTCGGCTTCTTCCGCCGAGCGCCAGTGTTCAATCATCGCCATGGCCGCTTCGTTAGCGCCACCATGTAACGGGCCACGCAGCGAGCCAATCGCAGCGGTCACGCAGCTGTGAATGTCGCTCAATGTGGAAGCACAGACACGGGCGGTAAAGGTCGAGGCGTTGAATTCGTGTTCGGCGTACAGAATCAGCGAAGCGTGCATCACATCAACGTGTAATGGTTCTGGCTTTTTGTTGTGCAGAGTCCAGAGAAACTGTTCGCCGATGCTGTCAGCGTCAGTTTCTACCTCGATACGCAGGCCGTCGTTGTGGGTGAAGTTGTACCAGTAGTTGATCATGCCGGGGAAGACCGCCAGCATACGATCGACTTTATCGTATTGCTCGGCAAAGTCTGCCTCGGTTTCCAGGTTACCCAGCATGGAACAACCGGTGCGCATCACATCCATTGGATGGGCGTCGACCGGAATCTGTTCCAGCACGGTTTTGAGTGCTTGCGGCAAGGCGCGTTGGCTCTTCAGTTTGGCTTTGTAGCCATCCAGCTCGGCCTGGTTGGGCAGCTTGCCGTACAACAGCAAATACGCCACTTCTTCAAACTGAGCCTTGTCGGCCAGTTCCTTGATATCGTAACCCCGGTAAGTCAAACCGGCGCCGGTTTGACCAACCGTACACAGCGCGGTTTCACCGGCAGATTGTCCGCGCAAACCTGCGCCACTCAGTTTTTTTGCTTCAGCCATACTTTATGCTCCATCGAAACTGGTCAGTTGCCACATCACGCATCTGACACGGTATAGCGTTGGCTACCTGAGTCACGGCAACAGCAACGCAATCGTTTCAGATGCAGATCTGGTGTTGTTATTGAGTCAGCCGAGGCTTACTTGTTTTTACCTTCCGAAAACAGCTGATCCAGCTTTTGCTCGAAGTCGTGGTAGTTCAGATAAGAATACAGATCCATACGAGTTTGCATCATATCGACCACCGTGCGCTGATCGCCATTTTCAAGAATGCTGGTGTATACCGTCTCGGCTGCTTTATTCATGGCACGGAAAGCGCTCAGTGGGTACAAGACCATAGCCGCACCCCACTCGCCCAGCTGCTCACGGTTCCACAATTCGGTCTGACCAAATTCAGTGATGTTGGCCAGCACCGGCACGTCGCCCAGGGCGGCCGAGAAAGCGCGGTAATGTTCTTCGGTCTTGATGGCTTCAGCAAAAATACCGTCAGCACCCGCCGCAACATAAGCCTTGGCACGCTCAAGCGCAGCTTCCAGACCTTCCTGGGCAAAGGCATCGGTACGCGCCATGATAAAAAAATCCGGATCGGTGCGAGCATCAACAGCCGCTTTAATGCGATCGGTCATTTCCTCAATGGAAACGATTTCCTTGTTCGGGCGATGGCCGCAACGCTTCTGGGCCACCTGGTCTTCCAGATGAACCGCCGCAGCACCGGCTTTTTCCATTTGCTGAATGGTGCGGGCAATATTAAAGGCACCGCCCCAGCCAGTATCAATATCCACCAGCAATGGCACGCTGGAAGCCGAAGTAATACGGCGAACGTCTTCAACGACGTCGTTCAGCGAGGTCATACCCAGGTCGGGCAGACCATAAGAGGCATTCGCTACACCGCCACCGGACAGGTAAATCGCCTTGTGACCGATACGTTCAGCCATCATGGCGGCATAGGCGTTGATGGTGCCCACAATTTGTAATGGTTTGGTGTCCGCCAGTGCCTGACGGAATTTCTGACCTGGAGTCATGCTTGACCCTCCTCTTCTGCCATAAGTCGTTCAAGATTAAGAAGCGACGTCTGGATATGACGTCGCATCAGCAGTTCAGCCAGCTCGGCGTCACGCGCGGCGATGGCTTCAACGATACGTTGGTGTTCCTGCAGCGCCTGCAATGGGCGCTTGGTACTGGTACTGGTCTGATAGCGGTACATACGCACCAGATGGTACAGCTCGCCGCACAACATCTGGTGCAGGCGCTCATTCTTGCTACCGCGAATCAGGCGATAATGCAGATCGAGATCACCGGCTTTCTGGTAATAACTCTGCCCTTGCTCGGCTTCGATCGAGGCAGCGTGTTCATCCAGCAAGGTTTGTAACTCGGCAATTTCGTCATCCGTCATCCGCTCGGCGGCAAGACGACAGGCCATGCTTTCGAGTTCTACCCGGACTTCGTAGATATCGCGCAGTTCTGACAATGACAACGACACAACCCTGGCTCCGGCATGGGGAATCCGCACCACCAGACGCCTAG from the Candidatus Thalassolituus haligoni genome contains:
- the prpB gene encoding methylisocitrate lyase, giving the protein MTPGQKFRQALADTKPLQIVGTINAYAAMMAERIGHKAIYLSGGGVANASYGLPDLGMTSLNDVVEDVRRITSASSVPLLVDIDTGWGGAFNIARTIQQMEKAGAAAVHLEDQVAQKRCGHRPNKEIVSIEEMTDRIKAAVDARTDPDFFIMARTDAFAQEGLEAALERAKAYVAAGADGIFAEAIKTEEHYRAFSAALGDVPVLANITEFGQTELWNREQLGEWGAAMVLYPLSAFRAMNKAAETVYTSILENGDQRTVVDMMQTRMDLYSYLNYHDFEQKLDQLFSEGKNK
- the prpC gene encoding 2-methylcitrate synthase yields the protein MAEAKKLSGAGLRGQSAGETALCTVGQTGAGLTYRGYDIKELADKAQFEEVAYLLLYGKLPNQAELDGYKAKLKSQRALPQALKTVLEQIPVDAHPMDVMRTGCSMLGNLETEADFAEQYDKVDRMLAVFPGMINYWYNFTHNDGLRIEVETDADSIGEQFLWTLHNKKPEPLHVDVMHASLILYAEHEFNASTFTARVCASTLSDIHSCVTAAIGSLRGPLHGGANEAAMAMIEHWRSAEEAEDAVMGMLARKDKIMGFGHAIYRESDPRNAIIKEWSKKLSEQAGDEYLYAVSERVEAVMWREKKLFCNADFFHASAYSFMGIPTKLFTPIFVCSRASGWCAHVIEQRANNRIIRPSADYTGPESAAWVAIEDRV
- a CDS encoding GntR family transcriptional regulator, whose product is MADPQTLADKVFAELTTAIVRGELKPGARVSEQMLVEKYGGSRAPMREAIQKLEARRLVVRIPHAGARVVSLSLSELRDIYEVRVELESMACRLAAERMTDDEIAELQTLLDEHAASIEAEQGQSYYQKAGDLDLHYRLIRGSKNERLHQMLCGELYHLVRMYRYQTSTSTKRPLQALQEHQRIVEAIAARDAELAELLMRRHIQTSLLNLERLMAEEEGQA